GGAAGTACGCATGATCGGGGTCCCCCTGTGTTTCGTGCGGGAATTTCTTCGGCCGTTCCCGCGGTGTGGACACCACCTTTCCCGGGGCCGCTGACGTTCCGGAAACGCCTCACTCACGTCCCGCAAACGAACCGCGCGAACGGGTGAGGCCGAGCCGCGGGCGGCCTGGAGCCCAGTGCAGCACCGAGCCCCCCGCCCGCCGGAAAATCCGCAGGCAGGGGGCTCGGAAGCGTCGGGCTTACTTCTTCTTGCCCTGGTTCTTCACGGCCTCGATGGCGGCCTTGGCGGCCTCCGGGTCGAGGTAGGTGCCGCCGGGCTTGACCGGGCGGAAGTCGGCGTCCAGCTCGTAGGCGAGCGGGATGCCGGTGGGGATGTTCAGGCCGGCGATGTCCTCGTCGGAGATGCCGTCGAGGTGCTTGACCAGGGCGCGCAGGCTGTTGCCGTGCGCAGCGACCAGGACCGTCTTTCCGGCGCGGAGGTCCGGGACGATGCCGTCGAACCAGTACGGGAGCATGCGGACGACGACGTCCTTGAGGCACTCCGTCTGCGGGCGCAGCTCCGGCGGGAGGCCGGCGTAGCGCGGGTCGGAGAACTGGGAGTACTCGGCGTCACGGTCGAGCGCGGGCGGCGGGGTGTCGTACGAGCGGCGCCAGAGCATGAACTGCTCCTCGCCGAACTCGGCCAGCGTCTGCGCCTTGTCCTTGCCCTGCAGCGCACCGTAGTGGCGCTCGTTCAGCCGCCAGCTGCGGTGGACGGGGATCCAGTGCCGGTCGGCGGACTCCAGGGCCAGCTGCGCGGTGCGGATGGCGCGCTTCTGGAGGGAGGTGTGCACTACGTCGGGGAGCAGGCCGGCGTCCTTGAGCAGCTCTCCGCCGCGGACTGCCTCCTTCTCGCCCTTCTCGTTGAGATTGACGTCCACCCAGCCGGTGAACAGGTTCTTCGCGTTCCACTCGCTCTCGCCGTGGCGGAGGAGGATCAGCTTGTACGGTGCGTCGGCCATGGCGTCGAGCGTAATCGACATCCGGAACCGGCCCTGCGCCGGTCCAGGACGTGGGCTTCCCGACGGCGTTTGACGCTTCCCGTCAATTGAGTGGCGACCGGAGCCGGTCCCTCAGTAGGGTGCGACAGTCGCCCGCGCCACTTACACACGCACCTCTTCCGCGTCCCGTCGCCCACCCTTACGGCGCCCGGGGCACGGCCGCACCGCCCGCCTCCCTGACTGCCCGCCTCCCTGCCACGCACCGCCTGACCATTCGACGGGGGAAATGTCATGTCCGCATCCACATCCGGGCCCACCAGGCGGGCCGGTCTCCGGCAAGCCGTCGTGGAGAGCGTCTCCGGCCTCCCCCGGCAGTTCTGGTGGCTGTGGACCAGCACCCTGATCAACCGGCTGGGCGCCTTCGTCGCGACCTTCCTCGCCCTCTATCTGACCGTCGAGCGTGGCTATTCGGCCTCGTACGCGGGCCTGGTGGCCGCGCTCTACGGCCTGGGCGGAGTGATCTCGTCCGTGGGCGCCGGGGTCATGGCCGACCGTCTCGGCCGCCGGCCCACGATGCTGATCGCACAGCTGTCGACGGCGGCGTCCGTGGCGCTGCTCGGCTTCATGACGGACCCGGTCGCCATCGCGGCGGTGGCGGGCCTGGTCGGCCTGGCGACCAACGCCTCCCGCCCCGCCGTCCAGGCGATGATGGCGGACATCGTCGCCCCCGAGGACCGCGTCCGCGCCTTCTCCCTCAACTACTGGGCGATCAACCTCGGCTTCGCCATCTCCTCCACCGCCGCCGGACTCATCGCCGAGCACGGCTACTTGACCCTCTTCCTGGGCGAGGCCGCGCTCGTCCTGGCCTGTGCGCTGGTCGTCTTCTGGAAGCTCCCGGAATCACGCCCCACCCCGGGCACACCGGGCGGGCCGGACGACGCCGACGGCGGCCCGGCCCCCGCACCGGTCTCCATGCTGACCGTCCTGCGCGACGGCCGGTTCATGACCGTCGTCGGCCTCAACCTGCTGCTCGCCCTGCTCTTCCAGCAGGCCTATGTCTCGATGCCCGTGTCGATGGGTCAGGACGGCTTCTCCAGCACCGACTTCGGCATGGTCATCGCGGTCAACGGCGTCCTCGTCGTGCTGCTGCAGATCCCGGTGACGCGCTTCATCGAACACCGCAGCCCGGCCATGCTCCTCATCGGCTCCGCCCTGCTCGCCGGCTACGGCTTCGGGCTGACCGCGCTGGCCGGCTCGGTCGCCATGTACGCGGTCGCCGTCACCGTCTGGACCCTCGGCGAGATCATCAACTCCCCCACCCAGATGGGCCTGGTGGTGCGCCTGTCTCCGCTGCACGGCCGCGGCCGCTATCAGGGCATGTACTCCCTGTCGTGGTCCGTCGCCTCCCTGACGGCCCCTCTGCTGGGCGGTCTGGTGATCGACCACTACGGCGCCGATGCCCTGTGGGCGGGCTGCGCGGCTATCGGCACGCTGGCCGCGCTGGGATATGGGCTCCTGCTCCGGGGTCTGCCGGCGCAGACGGGCGCGGGGGCTGGGGCGGTGGCCGGGAGTCAGGCGGTCACGGCAGCGGGGCAGTCGGCCACGGCACCGGTGCAGTCGGCCACGGCCAAGGGGCAAGCGGCCTCGGCCACGGCCGCGCAGGAGCCGTCGGAGCCGGTGGCGTGACGGGGCAGTCGAGGCGCCCGGGCCCTGGTGTGGTCGCGGAATTCGCTCCGCTCCCCCGCCCGGCCCGGCCCTGACCGCACCGCCGGCCCGCCCGTCGTACGGCTGGACCCCGCCCGTCGTACGGCTAGACGGAAGGCCGCTGGGTCAGATGCGCGAAGGCGTCGAGGTTGCGGGTGGACTCACCGCGGGACACCCGCCAGGCGTACT
This genomic stretch from Streptomyces nigrescens harbors:
- a CDS encoding phosphoglyceromutase, which produces MADAPYKLILLRHGESEWNAKNLFTGWVDVNLNEKGEKEAVRGGELLKDAGLLPDVVHTSLQKRAIRTAQLALESADRHWIPVHRSWRLNERHYGALQGKDKAQTLAEFGEEQFMLWRRSYDTPPPALDRDAEYSQFSDPRYAGLPPELRPQTECLKDVVVRMLPYWFDGIVPDLRAGKTVLVAAHGNSLRALVKHLDGISDEDIAGLNIPTGIPLAYELDADFRPVKPGGTYLDPEAAKAAIEAVKNQGKKK
- a CDS encoding MDR family MFS transporter, whose amino-acid sequence is MSASTSGPTRRAGLRQAVVESVSGLPRQFWWLWTSTLINRLGAFVATFLALYLTVERGYSASYAGLVAALYGLGGVISSVGAGVMADRLGRRPTMLIAQLSTAASVALLGFMTDPVAIAAVAGLVGLATNASRPAVQAMMADIVAPEDRVRAFSLNYWAINLGFAISSTAAGLIAEHGYLTLFLGEAALVLACALVVFWKLPESRPTPGTPGGPDDADGGPAPAPVSMLTVLRDGRFMTVVGLNLLLALLFQQAYVSMPVSMGQDGFSSTDFGMVIAVNGVLVVLLQIPVTRFIEHRSPAMLLIGSALLAGYGFGLTALAGSVAMYAVAVTVWTLGEIINSPTQMGLVVRLSPLHGRGRYQGMYSLSWSVASLTAPLLGGLVIDHYGADALWAGCAAIGTLAALGYGLLLRGLPAQTGAGAGAVAGSQAVTAAGQSATAPVQSATAKGQAASATAAQEPSEPVA